In Deltaproteobacteria bacterium, the following proteins share a genomic window:
- a CDS encoding ABC transporter substrate-binding protein, producing the protein MTMKRFVALLLAVCCLVPSLVIASDAGPLPLIQSRDQEIRAYIGKRTLPLSAKDKEPLKQLLNDLFDYDRIALDALGARNQKLASKKELDEFLSLFRQVTVNNSVSDKALEYYSEGRIQYRKPEEVGRRTVVSAKITYKGEEIRLDYYFEKNPKGEWRITDYSVDDASLVDTYRVSFSKIIKDNGFGELLRRLRNRLESPDDTKLGGATKL; encoded by the coding sequence ATGACAATGAAACGGTTTGTGGCTCTTCTGCTGGCGGTTTGCTGTCTTGTACCCTCTCTGGTGATTGCTTCGGACGCGGGTCCGTTGCCGCTCATCCAGTCGCGGGACCAGGAGATACGGGCGTATATTGGCAAGCGGACGCTGCCGCTTTCGGCCAAGGACAAGGAGCCGCTCAAGCAGCTGCTGAATGACCTGTTCGACTACGACCGCATCGCGCTGGACGCACTGGGCGCACGTAACCAGAAGCTCGCCAGCAAGAAGGAACTGGACGAGTTTCTCTCGTTGTTCCGGCAGGTCACTGTCAACAACTCGGTTTCGGACAAGGCTCTCGAGTACTATTCGGAAGGGCGCATCCAGTACCGCAAGCCGGAGGAGGTGGGCCGCCGCACTGTGGTAAGTGCAAAGATTACCTACAAGGGTGAGGAGATCCGGCTCGACTACTATTTCGAGAAAAACCCCAAAGGTGAATGGCGGATCACGGACTACTCGGTCGATGATGCCTCTCTCGTCGATACCTACCGGGTGAGTTTCAGCAAGATCATCAAGGATAACGGCTTCGGCGAGCTGCTTCGCCGTCTGCGCAACCGTCTGGAAAGCCCCGACGACACCAAGCTGGGCGGCGCCACCAAGCTGTAG
- a CDS encoding response regulator: MGKGKTILVVDDDPETRTMLREMLEPQGYAVVLAEDGVEALNKLEKSKFDLVLMDLAMPRMDGIQATREIRLRSYGSKLPVVAISAHTSGTAEEEAFDAGMDGYLRKPFTRDLILLEIRRQFGG; this comes from the coding sequence TTGGGCAAGGGCAAGACGATCCTCGTGGTGGATGACGATCCGGAAACCCGGACAATGCTCCGGGAGATGCTGGAACCGCAGGGATATGCGGTGGTTCTGGCAGAGGATGGCGTCGAGGCGCTCAACAAGCTGGAAAAGTCGAAGTTCGATCTTGTCCTGATGGATCTCGCCATGCCCCGCATGGATGGAATACAGGCCACTCGCGAAATCCGCCTCCGGTCCTATGGCTCGAAACTCCCTGTGGTGGCGATTTCGGCCCACACCTCCGGTACCGCCGAGGAAGAGGCGTTCGATGCCGGGATGGACGGCTATCTCAGGAAGCCCTTTACCCGCGACCTTATTCTCCTTGAAATCCGCCGCCAGTTCGGCGGATGA
- a CDS encoding acyl-CoA carboxylase subunit beta: MRERIAELDKKRADTLLLGGEDKIQKQHERGKLTCRERIDLLLDPGSFMEFGRLGYHHGDSKARSPADGCVTGYGTVNGRKVAVAAYDFTVFGGSIGEVSENKMARLREMVLRWRIPIVWLIDSAGARIGGGSHDREASRFAGTGFLFQEQAVLSGVVPQVCAMVGPGAAGTAYIPGLADFVPMVKGTSSMALAGPYLVKAAVGEDVSEQDLGGSQIHTEISGVGDLETASDQECIEKIKQYLSYFPSNCEEKPPVVPYTGKDGLIEDKILDVIPDNPKRAYDVHKVIGFIADEGSFFEMKPKWARNICTGFARFGGRPAGIVASNPMFLGGALDVNAADKAARFVWLCDAFSIPLVFLQDTPGFVVGSKVEQQGIIRHGAKMLHAVATATVPKVTILLRKCYGAGYYVMNGAAYEPDAILAWPLAEISVMGPEGMVAIFARKMLEAMPEAQRPDAAKQMADKIRETIDPYVAAGWAMVDDVIDPRETRQRIIQALFFSESKRMLRPYRKHGVYPV; encoded by the coding sequence ATGCGTGAGCGGATTGCGGAACTCGACAAAAAGCGCGCCGATACCCTGCTGCTGGGCGGGGAAGACAAGATCCAGAAGCAGCACGAACGGGGCAAGCTGACCTGTCGCGAGCGCATTGACCTGCTGCTTGATCCGGGGTCGTTCATGGAGTTCGGGCGGCTGGGCTATCACCACGGTGACAGCAAGGCACGCTCCCCGGCCGACGGCTGTGTTACCGGTTACGGAACGGTGAACGGCCGGAAGGTGGCGGTGGCCGCCTACGACTTCACGGTCTTCGGCGGTTCTATCGGAGAGGTTTCCGAGAACAAGATGGCCCGGCTGCGGGAGATGGTCCTGCGCTGGCGGATTCCGATCGTGTGGCTGATCGATTCGGCCGGCGCCCGCATCGGCGGCGGCAGCCATGACCGTGAGGCGTCGAGGTTCGCCGGCACCGGGTTCCTGTTCCAGGAACAGGCAGTGCTTTCAGGCGTCGTGCCCCAGGTGTGCGCGATGGTGGGACCGGGAGCGGCGGGGACGGCCTACATTCCCGGCCTTGCCGACTTCGTTCCAATGGTGAAGGGCACGTCCAGCATGGCGCTTGCCGGTCCGTATCTGGTGAAGGCGGCCGTGGGCGAGGACGTGTCGGAGCAGGATCTCGGCGGTTCGCAGATTCACACGGAAATTTCCGGCGTGGGCGATCTGGAAACCGCCAGCGATCAGGAGTGCATCGAGAAGATCAAGCAATACCTTTCCTATTTCCCGTCGAACTGCGAGGAAAAGCCCCCTGTCGTTCCATACACCGGAAAGGACGGTCTCATTGAGGACAAGATCCTTGATGTGATTCCCGACAATCCCAAACGGGCTTATGACGTTCATAAGGTGATCGGGTTCATCGCCGATGAAGGCTCGTTCTTCGAGATGAAGCCCAAATGGGCGCGGAATATCTGTACCGGCTTCGCCCGGTTCGGGGGCCGTCCGGCGGGAATCGTCGCCTCGAACCCGATGTTCCTGGGCGGTGCGCTGGACGTGAATGCCGCGGACAAGGCCGCACGTTTTGTGTGGCTGTGTGATGCCTTCTCGATTCCGCTTGTCTTTCTGCAGGATACTCCGGGGTTTGTCGTTGGCTCGAAGGTTGAGCAGCAGGGGATCATCCGGCATGGCGCAAAAATGCTGCATGCGGTAGCGACCGCCACGGTGCCAAAGGTGACCATACTGCTCCGCAAGTGCTACGGCGCGGGCTATTACGTGATGAATGGTGCGGCCTATGAACCGGACGCGATCCTCGCCTGGCCGCTGGCGGAGATTTCAGTCATGGGGCCGGAAGGAATGGTGGCGATCTTCGCCCGGAAGATGCTCGAAGCCATGCCGGAGGCCCAGCGGCCGGATGCCGCCAAGCAGATGGCAGACAAGATCCGGGAAACGATAGATCCCTACGTTGCCGCCGGCTGGGCGATGGTCGATGACGTGATCGACCCCCGGGAAACCCGGCAACGGATCATCCAGGCCCTGTTCTTTTCGGAGTCCAAGCGGATGCTCCGTCCCTATCGGAAACACGGAGTTTATCCGGTTTAA